In the genome of Desulfuromonas sp. DDH964, one region contains:
- a CDS encoding efflux RND transporter permease subunit, translating to MFERLIEFTLKNRLLVVLLFVITGAVGAWTLARLPVDAFPDTTPVQVQINTIAPALGPEEIERQLTMPVELAVSGLPHLTSVRSISKFGLSQVVVTFSDDMPIYDSRQLVMERLANVGLPDGIDRPELGPISTGLGEVFHYVLRSSDPKRTLAELRTLHDWVVKPELRKVAGVAEINSWGGLERQYHVIVVPERLIKYGLVLGDLRQALEENNANVGGGQVITAGQALLVHGIGRVSSLDQLGNIVVATHDGIPVRVRDLAEVRIGHELRRGAVSYQGEGEVVMGLGFMLMGENSREVTTALKARLDTVRKALPADVVLETVYDRTELIDQVIATVEHNLIAGAILVIVILFLLLGNVRAGLLVATAIPISMLFAGLGMWQLGIAASLLSLGAMDFGILVDGSVVMTEANLRRLTERQLQLGRELTAAERMSCILASSREVARPIAFGMGIIVLVFLPVLTLQGIEGKMFRPMAWTFIFALLGALLVAIFLAPILSYQFLPQRLSEKEGRAENWLGRLYLPALRWVLRRRLLTLGVALALVLATGALAPRLGGEFLPRMGEGALVASIVRLAGVSVEESVAYNTRLEAMIREKFPDEVHHVWSRLGSAEVATDPMGTELTDIFMTLYPREQWTRASTQGELAAAVQQEMAGLPGIRVVLTQPIELRVNEMLSGIRGDVGIKIYGEDFTELVRLGEQVEQLLHGVPGVGEVSAEQITGQPTLQVKVDQERLARNGVTVREVLSMVEAVGTPRVGTIYEGERSFPLVLRLPEAQRRDPAALAATLVPTRGGAILPLQALAEVSEEERPSTINREWGRRLLKVSISVTGRDVASFVDEARTLVERDLKLPPGYFVEWGGQFENLERSQQRLALVVPLTLLLIFVLLWFSLKRLRDVLIIYTGIPLAAVGGVCALWLRGIPFSVSAAVGFIALAGIAVLNGQVMIAAIRTFLENGSSLVEAVSAGARQRLLPVVATAVVDAAGFLPMALSSGVGAEVQRPLATVVIGGVLTSTLLTLLVLPTLYVVAAGRSARKGGTGAP from the coding sequence ATGTTTGAACGTCTGATCGAATTCACCCTGAAGAACCGCCTGCTGGTGGTTCTCCTCTTCGTCATCACCGGTGCTGTCGGCGCCTGGACCCTGGCACGGCTGCCGGTCGACGCCTTCCCGGACACCACCCCGGTGCAGGTGCAGATCAACACCATCGCCCCGGCCCTCGGTCCGGAGGAGATCGAACGGCAGCTCACCATGCCGGTGGAACTGGCCGTCTCCGGCCTGCCGCACCTGACCAGCGTCCGCTCGATCTCCAAGTTCGGCCTCTCCCAGGTCGTCGTCACCTTCAGCGACGACATGCCGATCTACGACTCGCGCCAGCTGGTGATGGAACGCCTCGCCAACGTCGGCCTCCCCGACGGCATCGACCGCCCCGAGCTGGGACCGATCTCCACCGGACTGGGGGAGGTCTTTCACTACGTGCTGCGCTCCAGCGATCCGAAACGAACCCTCGCCGAGCTGCGCACCCTGCACGACTGGGTGGTCAAGCCGGAGCTGCGCAAGGTCGCCGGGGTCGCCGAGATCAACTCCTGGGGGGGCCTCGAACGCCAGTACCACGTCATCGTTGTTCCCGAGCGGCTGATCAAGTACGGGCTGGTGCTGGGCGATCTGCGCCAGGCGCTGGAGGAGAACAACGCCAACGTCGGCGGCGGCCAGGTGATCACCGCCGGCCAGGCGCTGCTGGTTCACGGCATCGGCCGGGTCAGCAGCCTCGACCAGCTCGGCAATATCGTCGTCGCCACCCATGACGGGATTCCGGTGCGGGTTCGCGACCTCGCCGAGGTGCGCATCGGCCACGAGCTGCGCCGCGGCGCCGTCTCCTACCAGGGGGAGGGCGAGGTGGTCATGGGCCTCGGCTTCATGCTGATGGGGGAGAACAGTCGCGAGGTGACGACGGCGCTGAAGGCCCGCCTCGACACGGTGCGCAAGGCGCTGCCGGCGGATGTGGTGCTGGAGACGGTCTACGACCGCACCGAGCTGATCGACCAGGTCATCGCCACCGTCGAGCACAACCTGATCGCCGGGGCGATCCTCGTCATCGTCATCCTCTTTCTGCTCCTCGGCAACGTCCGCGCCGGGCTGCTGGTGGCGACGGCCATCCCGATTTCGATGCTCTTCGCCGGCCTCGGGATGTGGCAGCTCGGCATCGCCGCCAGCCTCCTCTCCCTCGGCGCCATGGACTTCGGCATCCTGGTCGATGGCTCGGTGGTCATGACCGAGGCCAATCTGCGCCGCCTTACCGAACGGCAATTGCAGCTCGGCCGCGAGCTGACTGCCGCCGAGCGCATGAGCTGCATCCTCGCCTCCAGTCGCGAGGTGGCGCGACCGATCGCCTTCGGTATGGGGATCATCGTGCTGGTCTTTCTGCCGGTGCTGACCCTGCAGGGGATCGAGGGGAAGATGTTCCGGCCGATGGCCTGGACCTTTATCTTTGCCCTGCTCGGCGCGCTGCTGGTGGCGATCTTCCTCGCCCCGATCCTCTCCTACCAGTTCCTGCCGCAGCGGCTCAGCGAAAAGGAGGGGCGGGCCGAAAACTGGCTCGGGCGCCTCTACCTGCCGGCCCTGCGCTGGGTCCTGCGTCGTCGCCTGCTGACCCTCGGCGTCGCCCTCGCCCTGGTGCTGGCGACCGGGGCCCTCGCCCCGCGCCTCGGCGGCGAGTTCCTGCCGCGCATGGGGGAAGGGGCTTTGGTGGCGAGCATCGTCCGGCTCGCCGGCGTCTCGGTCGAGGAATCGGTCGCCTACAACACCCGGCTCGAGGCGATGATTCGCGAAAAGTTCCCGGACGAGGTACACCACGTCTGGAGCCGGCTCGGCAGCGCCGAGGTCGCCACCGACCCGATGGGGACCGAGCTGACCGACATCTTCATGACCCTCTACCCGCGCGAACAGTGGACCCGCGCCTCCACCCAGGGGGAACTGGCCGCCGCCGTGCAGCAGGAGATGGCAGGGCTGCCGGGAATCCGGGTGGTTTTGACGCAACCGATCGAACTGCGGGTCAACGAGATGCTGTCGGGGATTCGCGGCGATGTCGGCATCAAGATTTACGGCGAAGATTTCACCGAGCTGGTCCGGCTCGGTGAACAGGTCGAACAGCTGCTGCATGGGGTTCCGGGGGTCGGCGAGGTGTCGGCGGAACAGATCACCGGGCAACCGACCCTGCAGGTCAAGGTCGACCAGGAGCGGCTCGCCCGCAACGGGGTCACCGTCCGCGAGGTGCTGAGCATGGTCGAGGCGGTCGGCACCCCCCGGGTCGGCACGATCTACGAGGGGGAGCGCTCCTTCCCGCTGGTGCTGCGGCTTCCCGAGGCCCAGCGGCGGGATCCCGCCGCACTCGCCGCGACCCTGGTGCCGACCCGCGGCGGCGCGATCCTGCCGCTGCAGGCGCTGGCCGAGGTCAGCGAAGAAGAGCGCCCCTCGACCATCAACCGCGAATGGGGACGGCGCCTGCTCAAGGTCTCGATCAGCGTTACCGGCCGCGACGTCGCCTCCTTTGTCGACGAGGCGCGCACGCTGGTCGAGCGCGACCTCAAGCTGCCGCCCGGCTATTTTGTCGAGTGGGGGGGGCAGTTCGAGAACCTGGAGCGGTCGCAACAGCGCCTCGCCCTGGTGGTGCCGCTGACGCTGCTGCTAATCTTCGTGCTTCTCTGGTTCAGTCTCAAGCGGCTGCGGGACGTGCTGATCATCTACACCGGCATTCCGCTGGCGGCGGTCGGCGGCGTCTGCGCCCTCTGGCTGCGCGGCATCCCCTTCAGCGTCAGCGCCGCCGTTGGCTTCATCGCCCTCGCCGGCATCGCCGTCCTCAACGGCCAGGTCATGATCGCCGCCATCCGCACCTTCCTGGAGAACGGTTCCTCCCTGGTCGAGGCCGTCAGCGCCGGCGCCCGGCAACGGTTGCTGCCGGTGGTGGCAACCGCCGTCGTCGACGCCGCCGGTTTTTTGCCGATGGCGCTCTCGAGCGGGGTCGGCGCCGAGGTGCAGCGTCCACTCGCCACGGTGGTCATCGGCGGGGTGCTGACCTCGACACTCCTGACGCTGCTGGTCCTGCCGACCTTGTATGTGGTGGCGGCAGGGCGAAGCGCCCGGAAGGGGGGGACGGGGGCGCCATAA
- a CDS encoding quinone oxidoreductase family protein, with the protein MTKAVRFYQAGGPEVLRWEDVSLAPPGPGEVHLRHTAVGLNFIDIYHRTGLYPLTLPVTPGLEGAGVVLAVGDGVGDLAPGDRVAYAGGPPGAYAEERLIPAHRLVKLPDWLDDQRAAAMMLQGMTAQYLLRRTFRVGPGDPILVHAAAGGVGLIVCQWARYLGATVIGTVGSPEKAELARDHGCHYPILYREEDFVARTRELTGGEGVAVVYDSIGRDTFLKSLDCLRPLGMLVSFGQASGPVESFNPGLLAAKGSLFLTRPSLMAYTAKREDLLASAAELFNVVENGAVRIEVNQTYPLREAARAQRDLEERKTTGSTVLLP; encoded by the coding sequence ATGACAAAGGCTGTCCGGTTTTACCAGGCTGGCGGGCCCGAGGTGCTGCGCTGGGAAGATGTTTCGCTCGCTCCGCCCGGTCCGGGGGAGGTCCATCTGCGCCATACGGCCGTCGGGTTGAACTTCATCGATATCTACCACCGGACCGGCCTCTACCCGCTGACGCTTCCCGTTACCCCGGGACTGGAAGGGGCCGGCGTGGTCCTGGCGGTCGGAGACGGGGTCGGCGACCTCGCTCCCGGCGACCGTGTCGCCTACGCCGGCGGCCCCCCGGGGGCCTATGCCGAAGAACGCCTGATCCCGGCCCACCGCCTGGTCAAGCTCCCCGACTGGCTCGACGACCAGCGCGCCGCGGCGATGATGCTGCAGGGGATGACCGCCCAGTACCTGCTGCGACGCACCTTTCGCGTCGGCCCCGGCGACCCGATCCTGGTCCACGCCGCCGCCGGCGGCGTCGGGCTGATCGTCTGTCAGTGGGCCCGCTATCTCGGCGCCACGGTGATCGGTACCGTCGGCAGTCCCGAAAAGGCCGAGCTTGCCCGGGACCACGGCTGTCATTATCCGATACTTTATCGGGAGGAAGATTTTGTCGCCCGCACTCGCGAGCTCACCGGCGGCGAAGGGGTGGCAGTGGTTTACGATTCGATCGGCCGCGACACCTTCCTCAAATCCCTCGACTGTCTGCGCCCCCTCGGCATGCTGGTCAGCTTCGGCCAGGCTTCCGGACCGGTCGAATCGTTCAACCCGGGTCTCCTCGCCGCCAAGGGCTCGCTCTTTCTGACGCGGCCGTCGCTGATGGCCTACACCGCCAAACGGGAGGACCTCCTCGCCAGCGCCGCCGAGCTTTTTAACGTGGTGGAAAATGGAGCCGTCAGGATCGAGGTCAACCAGACCTACCCGTTGCGCGAAGCCGCCCGGGCCCAGCGCGATCTCGAAGAACGCAAGACCACTGGTTCGACGGTGCTGCTCCCCTGA
- a CDS encoding efflux RND transporter periplasmic adaptor subunit: protein MKKSHLIIAALILLAAGLGWGVGAHSPDLHAATETEREEGHAQGTPATAAEVRDEHAGHDHAPATDEHAGHDHGAAPDEHAGHGHGAAPESGEYCVEHRMPEAVDVLCNPPLMASLLPGEGVLMRLATPEAAERAGILIAAAEPAQLAAGQAVPARVLYNRSRLAEVMALSGGVVRRLAVEPGQRVTRGGLLAEIDSPAVATARADYRAALGRLELAEANVRREQELVERGVSARRELEQALADQQASRAATEQLREQLQAFDATEGTDTGSRLALRSPLAGTVVARHVVLGQTLAPETLLFTVADLSTLWLELQLSPAQLQLARVGAAIEAEFDDLPGRRFAARITQVASGLDPQTRLLRVVAEVANPDGTLKDGLFGQAFLAGAETVAGGPAMVAVPAAAVQSIDGKAYVFVAREKDLFEVRRVAAGPRRGDDVLLAAGVQAGERVAASQGFALKSELLKSRLGASCADH, encoded by the coding sequence ATGAAAAAGAGTCATCTCATTATCGCCGCACTCATCCTCCTCGCCGCCGGTCTCGGCTGGGGGGTCGGCGCCCACTCCCCGGACCTGCACGCCGCAACGGAAACCGAAAGGGAGGAAGGCCATGCACAGGGCACCCCGGCCACGGCGGCGGAAGTCCGGGACGAGCATGCCGGGCATGACCATGCCCCGGCCACGGACGAGCATGCCGGCCACGACCACGGCGCTGCACCCGATGAACATGCCGGGCACGGCCATGGCGCCGCGCCCGAATCGGGCGAATACTGCGTCGAGCACCGGATGCCTGAGGCGGTGGATGTCCTCTGCAATCCGCCGCTGATGGCCAGCCTCCTCCCCGGTGAGGGGGTGCTGATGCGTCTCGCCACCCCGGAGGCGGCGGAGCGTGCCGGCATCCTGATTGCTGCGGCAGAGCCGGCGCAGCTGGCGGCCGGCCAGGCCGTCCCGGCGCGGGTACTCTACAACCGCTCGCGGCTCGCCGAGGTGATGGCCCTCTCCGGCGGTGTGGTGCGCCGCCTCGCCGTCGAGCCCGGGCAGCGCGTTACCCGCGGCGGGCTGCTGGCGGAGATCGACTCGCCGGCAGTGGCGACGGCCCGGGCCGACTACCGGGCCGCGCTCGGGCGGCTGGAGCTGGCCGAGGCCAACGTCCGCCGCGAGCAGGAGCTGGTCGAGCGCGGCGTCAGCGCCCGCCGCGAACTGGAGCAGGCCCTGGCCGATCAGCAGGCAAGCCGGGCCGCGACCGAACAGCTGCGCGAGCAGCTGCAGGCCTTTGACGCCACAGAGGGGACCGACACCGGCTCGCGTCTGGCGCTGCGCTCGCCGCTGGCCGGCACCGTGGTCGCCCGTCACGTCGTCCTCGGCCAGACCCTGGCGCCGGAGACCCTGCTCTTCACCGTCGCCGACCTCTCCACCCTCTGGCTGGAGTTGCAGCTCAGTCCGGCCCAGCTGCAGCTCGCCCGCGTCGGCGCGGCGATCGAGGCCGAATTCGATGATCTCCCCGGCCGGCGCTTTGCCGCGAGAATCACCCAGGTGGCGAGCGGCCTCGACCCGCAGACCCGTCTGTTGCGGGTGGTCGCCGAGGTCGCCAATCCCGATGGCACCCTCAAGGATGGCCTCTTCGGCCAGGCCTTTTTGGCCGGCGCGGAAACGGTGGCTGGTGGCCCTGCGATGGTGGCAGTTCCGGCCGCCGCAGTGCAGTCGATCGACGGCAAGGCCTATGTTTTCGTCGCCCGGGAGAAGGACCTCTTCGAAGTGCGCCGGGTGGCGGCCGGGCCGCGGCGCGGCGACGACGTCCTGCTCGCCGCCGGCGTCCAGGCCGGCGAGCGGGTCGCGGCCAGCCAGGGGTTCGCCCTCAAGTCGGAATTGCTCAAATCGCGCCTCGGCGCATCCTGCGCGGACCACTAG